From Sceloporus undulatus isolate JIND9_A2432 ecotype Alabama chromosome 6, SceUnd_v1.1, whole genome shotgun sequence, one genomic window encodes:
- the LOC121933627 gene encoding fatty acid-binding protein 1, liver-like translates to MGDLISSTAAISLASCLTGVYCGNVVPLIIGAITTAKSLLSLLQTQSLSDELIEKGKNVKSISEIVQDGKKFKVTVTTGSKVLINEFTIGEEAELNTPTGEKIKAVVQMEGDNKMVTKMKNITSVTELNGDTLTNTLSVGDIHYKRISKRI, encoded by the exons ATGGGAGACCTCATTAGCAGCACTGCTGCTATCAGCTTAGCCTCTTGCCTCACTGGAGTATACTGTGGAAACGTAGTGCCATTG ATTATAGGAGCAATTACAACAGCAAAATCTCTGTTATCTTTGCTACAAACCCAGA GTCTTTCTGATGAGTTGATTGAAAAAGGCAAGAATGTGAAAAGCATCTCTGAAATTGTGCAAGATGGCAAGAAGTTTAAGGTCACTGTGACAACTGGTAGCAAAGTGCTGATTAATGAGTTTACAATTGGAGAGGAGGCTGAGCTGAATACTCCAACAGGAGAGAAGATCAAG GCTGTTGTTCAAATGGAAGGAGACAATAAGATGGTGACAAAGATGAAGAACATCACTTCTGTGACTGAACTAAATGGAGACACTCTCACTAAT ACCTTGAGTGTGGGTGACATCCATTACAAGAGGATCAGTAAGAGAATCTAG